From Lycium ferocissimum isolate CSIRO_LF1 chromosome 12, AGI_CSIRO_Lferr_CH_V1, whole genome shotgun sequence, one genomic window encodes:
- the LOC132040676 gene encoding protein SOB FIVE-LIKE 5-like translates to MDISGSECTSECESGWTMYFDEFSYSSDQFNGVKGRSVCEIDEYRGKSTYVVEDLSMVSDASSGPPHNFHEDKEYNYEENGYMFYPSVTENTKAKQRRNMNEQSGKEQNLYLDDTASSPVSDFQKDTTGFYNDTTYMEQVAGYSGTYSKGKSVLGKHFGFLKTSVDGKSSSEKSGVLKGRKRG, encoded by the exons ATGGACATATCAGGTTCTGAATGCACTAGTGAGTGTGAATCTGGATGGACAATGTACTTTGATGAATTCTCATATTCTTCAGATCAATTCAATGGAGTTAAAGGGAGAAGTGTTTGTGAAATAGATGAATATAGGGGAAAGTCAACATATGTAGTTGAAGATTTGTCTATGGTTTCTGATGCTTCATCTGGTCCACCACATAATTTTCATGAGGATAAAGAATACAATTATGAAGAAAATGGATACATGTTTTATCCTTCTGTGACTGAAAACACAAAGGCTAAGCAAAGAAGGAATATGAATGAGCAGAGTGGAAAAGAACAGAATCTTTATCTTGATGACACTGCTAGTTCTCCAGTATCAGACTTCCAAAAG GATACCACAGGTTTTTATAATGATACAACTTACATGGAGCAAGTAGCAGGCTACTCTGGAACATATTCAAAG gGTAAATCTGTTCTAGGGAAACATTTTGGTTTCTTGAAAACATCTGTGGATGGGAAATCTTCATCTGAGAAATCTG GTGTTTTGAAGGGAAGAAAAAGGGGATGA